A region from the Sander vitreus isolate 19-12246 chromosome 1, sanVit1, whole genome shotgun sequence genome encodes:
- the rnaset2 gene encoding ribonuclease T2 isoform X3, whose protein sequence is MEHPACHPNISYWTLHGLWPDKGIDCNSSWHFNSSQIEDLLPDMKTSWPDLLNPLSASFWKYEWHKHGTCAAKAPSLNSQHKYFSKALELYHKVDLDSILKKFDITPSEKYYKLSQIEGVIENFYSVKPKIQCVHPSKNFDFQILGQIEICFNPDFTLLDCEKQFTMETTSKGDWDNPVAVDQASGFSVCDHDMPVYYPPLP, encoded by the exons ATGGAACACCCAGCATGTCATCCCAACATTAGCTACTGGACACTACATGGActctg GCCAGATAAAGGGATTGACTGCAATTCATCGTGGCATTTCAACTCTTCTCAAATAGAG GACCTGCTTCCAGACATGAAGACGAGTTGGCCTGACTTGCTTAACCCCTTGTCTGCTTCTTTTTG GAAGTATGAGTGGCACAAACATGGTACATGTGCAGCCAAAGCACCTTCTCTGAATAGTCAACATAAATACTTCAGCAAGGCACTGGAACTATACCataaagtggatttggacag cATCCTGAAGAAGTTTGACATCACCCCTTCAGAAAAATACTACAAA CTTTCACAAATTGAAGGAGTCATAGAGAACTTCTACAGCGTCAAACCTAAGATCCAATGTGTCCATCCATCAAAG AATTTTGATTTCCAGATTTTGGGGCAGATTGAGATCTGTTTCAACCCTGATTTCACTCTCCTGGACTGTGAGAAACAGTTTACAATGGAGACAACATCTAAGGGAGACTGGGACAATCCTGTTGCGGTTGACCAGGCATCTGGGTTCAGTGTGTGTGACCATGATATGCCAGTTTACTACCCACCTCTTCCATAA
- the rnaset2 gene encoding ribonuclease T2 isoform X2: MPGCVSEAKMEHPACHPNISYWTLHGLWPDKGIDCNSSWHFNSSQIEDLLPDMKTSWPDLLNPLSASFWKYEWHKHGTCAAKAPSLNSQHKYFSKALELYHKVDLDSILKKFDITPSEKYYKLSQIEGVIENFYSVKPKIQCVHPSKNFDFQILGQIEICFNPDFTLLDCEKQFTMETTSKGDWDNPVAVDQASGFSVCDHDMPVYYPPLP; encoded by the exons ATGCCTGGCTGTGTGTCAGAAGCAAAG ATGGAACACCCAGCATGTCATCCCAACATTAGCTACTGGACACTACATGGActctg GCCAGATAAAGGGATTGACTGCAATTCATCGTGGCATTTCAACTCTTCTCAAATAGAG GACCTGCTTCCAGACATGAAGACGAGTTGGCCTGACTTGCTTAACCCCTTGTCTGCTTCTTTTTG GAAGTATGAGTGGCACAAACATGGTACATGTGCAGCCAAAGCACCTTCTCTGAATAGTCAACATAAATACTTCAGCAAGGCACTGGAACTATACCataaagtggatttggacag cATCCTGAAGAAGTTTGACATCACCCCTTCAGAAAAATACTACAAA CTTTCACAAATTGAAGGAGTCATAGAGAACTTCTACAGCGTCAAACCTAAGATCCAATGTGTCCATCCATCAAAG AATTTTGATTTCCAGATTTTGGGGCAGATTGAGATCTGTTTCAACCCTGATTTCACTCTCCTGGACTGTGAGAAACAGTTTACAATGGAGACAACATCTAAGGGAGACTGGGACAATCCTGTTGCGGTTGACCAGGCATCTGGGTTCAGTGTGTGTGACCATGATATGCCAGTTTACTACCCACCTCTTCCATAA
- the rnaset2 gene encoding ribonuclease T2 isoform X1, translating to MRLCSLLLLCLAAALSSTFVISPPHMWTKLILTHHWPSTFCSMEHPACHPNISYWTLHGLWPDKGIDCNSSWHFNSSQIEDLLPDMKTSWPDLLNPLSASFWKYEWHKHGTCAAKAPSLNSQHKYFSKALELYHKVDLDSILKKFDITPSEKYYKLSQIEGVIENFYSVKPKIQCVHPSKNFDFQILGQIEICFNPDFTLLDCEKQFTMETTSKGDWDNPVAVDQASGFSVCDHDMPVYYPPLP from the exons ATGAGGCTCTGCTCCCTTCTTCTGCTCTGTCTGGCAGCAGCCCTATCATCCACGTTTGTGATTTCACCCCC acacatgtggaccaaactgatcCTGACCCACCACTGGCCCAGCACCTTCTGTAGT ATGGAACACCCAGCATGTCATCCCAACATTAGCTACTGGACACTACATGGActctg GCCAGATAAAGGGATTGACTGCAATTCATCGTGGCATTTCAACTCTTCTCAAATAGAG GACCTGCTTCCAGACATGAAGACGAGTTGGCCTGACTTGCTTAACCCCTTGTCTGCTTCTTTTTG GAAGTATGAGTGGCACAAACATGGTACATGTGCAGCCAAAGCACCTTCTCTGAATAGTCAACATAAATACTTCAGCAAGGCACTGGAACTATACCataaagtggatttggacag cATCCTGAAGAAGTTTGACATCACCCCTTCAGAAAAATACTACAAA CTTTCACAAATTGAAGGAGTCATAGAGAACTTCTACAGCGTCAAACCTAAGATCCAATGTGTCCATCCATCAAAG AATTTTGATTTCCAGATTTTGGGGCAGATTGAGATCTGTTTCAACCCTGATTTCACTCTCCTGGACTGTGAGAAACAGTTTACAATGGAGACAACATCTAAGGGAGACTGGGACAATCCTGTTGCGGTTGACCAGGCATCTGGGTTCAGTGTGTGTGACCATGATATGCCAGTTTACTACCCACCTCTTCCATAA